Part of the Candidatus Deferrimicrobiaceae bacterium genome, GTCTCATCGCACTCTCTCTCCTTCTCCCCGGAATTCGCATCCGCTACCGAAACCATTATCACAGTCCCTTATCCTAAGGGTAACAGATCCGTTTCCTGGTAGCGGGATCCCCGTTTCAGATAGCGCGGAGGGAAAACCGTGAGAGCCATGTTGATCGAAACGTTCGGAGGACCGGAGGTGATGCAGCCGTCGTACGTTCATCCCCCCGAGCCGGTCGATACCGAGGTGCTGATCGAAATCGCCTACGCGGGGGTAAACCCCGTCGACTGGAAGATCCGGGAAGGCATGCTTTCGGGCCTGTTCCCCCACGAGTTCCCCGTCATCCCCGGATGGGACGCGGCCGGGACGGTGAAGGGTGTGGGAAAGAACGTCACGGAGTTCCGGATCGGCGACCGGGTGTACGCCTATTGCCGGAAGCCGAAGGTCCGGTTCGGCACCTACGCCGAGTTCGTGACGATGGACCACGCCGCGGTGGCGCTCATGCCGAAGAACGTGGGGTTTGCCGAGGCGGCCTCTGTCCCCCTGGCCGGACTGACGGCATGGCAGTCCCTGTTCGACGCCGCGAACCTTTCCGCGGGGGACAGGGTGCTCATCCGCGGGGGGGCCGGTGGCGTCGGAAGCCTGGCGATCCAGTTCGCGAAGCACGCCGGCGCGAAGGTGTACACGACGGCCCGCAAGGCGAACCACGAGTACGTGACATCCCTGGGCGCGGACGTGGCCATCGACTACGCGGCGGAGGAT contains:
- a CDS encoding NADP-dependent oxidoreductase, whose protein sequence is MLIETFGGPEVMQPSYVHPPEPVDTEVLIEIAYAGVNPVDWKIREGMLSGLFPHEFPVIPGWDAAGTVKGVGKNVTEFRIGDRVYAYCRKPKVRFGTYAEFVTMDHAAVALMPKNVGFAEAASVPLAGLTAWQSLFDAANLSAGDRVLIRGGAGGVGSLAIQFAKHAGAKVYTTARKANHEYVTSLGADVAIDYAAEDFVDAVRKREPGGIDLVFDAVGGDAQRKCYQVLKRGGMLVSIVDAPDEEMARSFGVKTAYVFVSPDGEQLRRITALVESGAVRAPVIEEMGLRDAAEAQRRSKAGHVRGKIVLKVR